AGCCGGCGCCAGCAGCGGTCAAGGCGGGCGGCCACACGACGATCGGTCCGGTCAAGCAGATCAATGCCGGCGTGCTTGACATCGGTTATGTCGAGATGGGGCCGGCCTCAGGTCCCGCCGTCATCCTGCTGCACGGCTGGCCCTACGACATCCACAGCTATGCCGACGTCGCGCCGGCGCTGGCCGAGGCTGGCTATCGCGTGATCGTGCCGCATCTGCGCGGCTATGGCACCACGCGCTTCCTCTCCAGCGACACGATGCGCAGCGGCCAGCCGGTCGCGGTCGCCGCCGACATCATTGCGCTGATGGACGCCCTGAAGATCGAGAAGGCCGTGCTCGGCGGCTACGACTGGGGTGCGCGCACCGCCAACATCATGGCAGTGCTCTGGCCCGAGCGCTGCAAGGCCATGGTCTCGGTCAGCGGCTATCTGATCGGCAGCCAGGCGGCCGGCAAGGTGCCGCTGCCGCCGAAGGCCGAGCTGCAATGGTGGTACCAGTTCTATTTCGCGACCGAGCGCGGCCGCGAGGGCTATGCCAAGAACCGGCACGACTTCAACAAGCTGATCTGGCAGCTCGCCTCGCCGCAGTGGAAGTTCGACGACGCGACCTACGACCGCAGCGCGGCCGCCTTCGAAAACCCCGACCATGTCGATATCGTGATCCACAATTACCGCTGGCGGCTTGGTGTCGCCGAGGGCGAGGCGAAGTACGACGCGTTCGAGAAGACGCTGGCCCAGGCACCCGTGATCACGATCCCGACCATCACCATGGAGGGCGACGCCAACGGCGCGCCGCATCCGGAGCCCGCCGCCTATGCCAAGAAGTTCTCCGGGCATTACGAGCATCGGCAGCTCGCCGGCGGCATCGGCCACAACCTGCCGCAGGAAGCGCCGCAGGCGTTCGTCCAGGCCATCATCGACGTCAGCAAGGTCTGACACGGACGATGCCGAGATCGGTGTGGAGACCTGATCGCTCCGATCTGGCGCTGCGATGGCTGCGAGGCTAGTTTGCCCGCTGCAATCGCATGCGGGGAACGGCTTTGACCATCACCATCTATGGCATCAAGAACTGCGACACCATGAAGAAGGCGCGCGCCTGGCTCGACGATCACGGCGTCGCTTACGACTTCCACGATTACAAGACCGCAGGGATCGCCAAGGACAAGCTCAAGCAGTGGAGCGAGGAGGTCGGCTGGGAGACGCTGCTCAACCGCGCCGGCACCACCTTCAAGAAGCTGCCCGATTCCGACAAGGAAGGCTTGAACGAGCGCAAGGCGCTGGCGCTGATGGCCGAGCAGCCCTCGATGATCAAGCGCCCGGTGCTGGATCTCGGACCGAAGCGCGTCGTCGGCTTCAAGCCGGACATCTACGCCAAGGAAGTGCCGGCGAAGGCGCGCCAGAAGGGCTGATGCTCGCTGCAAAACTGATGAGACACTGACCATGGACTTCGATAAGGCGGCAGCACTCGCAACCGCTTGGGTGGATATCCTTTTCGAGGGAGAGGCGCGCATCGTGCGTGAGGCCACGATCGCGAAGCCATATGGCTGGATATTCTTCTACCAATCCGCAGAATTTCTCGATGATGGCAATCCCTCAGCCCAACTCGTCGGCAACGCTCCGATCATCGTGAACAGAGACACGTGTGAATTGCGCGTAACGGGAGTGGCAAAGCCGCTTGAACACTATTTGGCTGAGTATGAGAAAACGTTCCCGCCAATTTCACTTCAACGAACGCCGCAGCTTCCAACTTGGTAGGCACATCTGAATTCAGACGAACGGCATTGCGGCACAGCGCCGTTGGTCGATCGCGACATTTGCTGCGGTTGCGCAAAGGCGGTCGGTGTCGGGACGAACCAGCCAGCAAACGGCTATGAGTATGCGTCCCGGAGCTAGATCAGCTCAACCGAATCCCGGCTCGCCGGACGATCCGCCGGCACGAACCTGCGGTCGATCACGGCCCGCACGGTGACGACCGGAACCGATTTCGCCTTCACGCCCATCAGGTTGTGCAGCCGGAAGCCGCCCTCGATGCTGATCGCCTTGTAGGAGCCGATGATGTGCTCGACGCGCTCGCCGCGTCCGAACGGCAGCAGCAGCCGTTCATAGGATACGTCCTTGCCGTCGGCGTCGGTGACTTCAGCGACGGTATAGGTCGGACGCTTGCGCGCCAGGCAGGCGCGATAGGACAGGATGACGCCGGCGTAGCGCTCCGGGCCGATCGCATCATCGAGATAGCGGTTGGTGCGCAGCTGAGGCTCGACATGCTCGTTGCCATAGGCGGTGGTCAGCCGCGCGCCTTCCTGCGTGATGATGAAGCGGGCGTCCTCGCCGCTGCCCTCGACGTCGAAGCCCATCATGTCGGCGCGCTCCTCGGTGCTGCCGTCAGTGTGGAAGTCGCACAGCAAAGGAAGGGTGTCCGGCATGCGCAGCGCGCGCAACCAGGCGTTCAGCAGCACCCGCTGCGTGATCGATTTGATCACTGATGGATCGGCACTCGCGAATGGCATTGGCTAACCGAACTGACGCACATCCCGGGGCGGGATGCGAGGGGTGGCCTGGCTGCGGACATAAAGCCGCAGCCGCGTGCTCAGAAGGTCACGTTGTTGGACCGACTTGATGGCCGGGGAATTGGTGCTTTCGAAATGCAAGGCTCTAGCCGTTCATCATGCAATGGCCGGGAGTTTCGGCGAGAGGCGGAAATATTCTATGAAAGGGAAAGTCCGGAGCAAAACAGGCTTAATGGTGACTTTCCGAGGCGCAAAGCGCGCTCGAATGCCATTCGACTAAGGATCAACAGGAACCGCTTGTGCCGATACTGCACCGCACAGCTTTCCACCTTGCGTAACCGCCGCAGATGACGGCATATTCCGGCCCGGAGGCGACAGGCCCCGGACGGTTTCCAAGACGTGCGGACAACCTGTCGGACATGAAAAAAGCTGGCCACGCGGGCGAGGGGCTTCGCGGCGATGGCGTATGGGGGAATCTATTTGGCCGATGAGTTCATCCTCGAAACCAGCGGATTGACCAAGGAATTCGCCGGTTTCTTT
The window above is part of the Bradyrhizobium sp. PSBB068 genome. Proteins encoded here:
- a CDS encoding ArsC family reductase, which gives rise to MTITIYGIKNCDTMKKARAWLDDHGVAYDFHDYKTAGIAKDKLKQWSEEVGWETLLNRAGTTFKKLPDSDKEGLNERKALALMAEQPSMIKRPVLDLGPKRVVGFKPDIYAKEVPAKARQKG
- a CDS encoding alpha/beta hydrolase — encoded protein: MSQSINPHRRRFLGIAGGILAVSRFGLIGSASAQSKPAPAAVKAGGHTTIGPVKQINAGVLDIGYVEMGPASGPAVILLHGWPYDIHSYADVAPALAEAGYRVIVPHLRGYGTTRFLSSDTMRSGQPVAVAADIIALMDALKIEKAVLGGYDWGARTANIMAVLWPERCKAMVSVSGYLIGSQAAGKVPLPPKAELQWWYQFYFATERGREGYAKNRHDFNKLIWQLASPQWKFDDATYDRSAAAFENPDHVDIVIHNYRWRLGVAEGEAKYDAFEKTLAQAPVITIPTITMEGDANGAPHPEPAAYAKKFSGHYEHRQLAGGIGHNLPQEAPQAFVQAIIDVSKV